The following proteins are encoded in a genomic region of Saccharopolyspora antimicrobica:
- a CDS encoding thiamine pyrophosphate-dependent enzyme: MTVDEFFHRTVAGWSAQPATGSDLADDLLALFDAQAGSRHLDLQARQLGKQGKGFYSIGSSGHESNAAVAAALRPTDPALLHYRSGGFYVRRAGQVPGQHPLRDVLLGVVAAADEPISAGRHKVFGNHELAVIPQTSTIASHLPRAVGLAFSLGRAAKLGVPSGWPDDSVVVCSFGDASANHSTATGAINSALHCAFQGLAMPLLLVCEDNGIGISVRTPKGWIESTYGDRAGLRYFTADGADPVQCLSVAREAAEWVRLHRAPAFLHLRTVRLMGHAGSDVESGYRSRTEITTDYQRDPLLGTAKVLVDNGILRPDEVLARYADKRAEVAQVAEEALERRKLGSAAEVMASICQNRPEVVERRALEVPPREHFGDQLPEDEGPLTLAQAINRSLAEELGRDPGVIAFGEDVSRKGGVYGVTRGLRKKFGATKVFDTLLDEQSILGTALGAGLAGLLPIPEIQYLAYLHNAADQLRGEAGTLSFFSNGQYRNPMVVRIAGYGYQKGFGGHFHNDNSVTALRDMPGVVVASPSRPDDAAAMLRTCVAAAREDGRVCVFLEPIALYHTRDLHEPGDEGWLARYPAPGEHHVPIGRARQHGDGSDLTLVTFGNGVPMSLRAAKRLRDRGIDARVLDLRWLAPLPVDDLLTAAEATGRVLVVDETRRSGGVSEPVVTALVDGGFTGPIARVTSEDSYIPLGAAAYHVLLDEETIETAALKLTNG; encoded by the coding sequence GTGACGGTTGATGAGTTCTTCCACCGCACCGTGGCCGGTTGGTCCGCTCAGCCGGCGACCGGCTCGGACCTCGCCGACGACCTGCTGGCGCTGTTCGACGCGCAGGCAGGCAGTCGGCACCTCGACCTGCAAGCACGTCAGCTGGGCAAGCAGGGCAAGGGCTTCTACAGCATCGGCTCGTCCGGGCACGAGTCCAACGCGGCGGTCGCCGCCGCCCTGCGCCCGACCGACCCGGCGCTGCTGCACTACCGCTCCGGTGGCTTCTACGTGCGCCGCGCAGGTCAGGTGCCCGGCCAGCACCCGCTGCGCGACGTGCTGCTCGGCGTGGTCGCCGCCGCGGACGAGCCGATCTCGGCCGGTCGGCACAAGGTGTTCGGCAACCACGAGCTGGCGGTCATCCCCCAGACCTCGACCATCGCCTCGCACCTGCCGCGCGCGGTCGGCCTGGCCTTCTCCCTGGGCCGGGCGGCCAAGCTGGGCGTGCCCAGCGGCTGGCCGGACGACTCGGTCGTGGTGTGCAGCTTCGGCGACGCCTCGGCGAACCACTCCACCGCCACCGGGGCGATCAACTCGGCGCTGCACTGCGCCTTCCAGGGCCTCGCGATGCCGCTGCTGCTGGTGTGCGAGGACAACGGCATCGGGATCAGCGTGCGGACGCCGAAGGGCTGGATCGAGTCCACCTACGGCGACCGCGCGGGACTGCGGTACTTCACCGCCGACGGCGCCGATCCGGTGCAGTGCCTGTCGGTGGCCCGGGAAGCCGCGGAGTGGGTTCGCCTGCACCGCGCCCCGGCATTCCTGCACCTGCGCACCGTGCGGCTGATGGGGCACGCCGGTTCGGACGTCGAGTCCGGCTACCGGTCGCGCACCGAGATCACCACCGATTACCAGCGCGATCCGCTGCTGGGCACCGCGAAAGTCCTGGTGGACAACGGGATCCTGCGCCCGGACGAGGTGCTCGCGCGCTACGCCGACAAGCGCGCCGAGGTCGCCCAGGTCGCCGAGGAGGCGCTGGAGCGGCGCAAGCTGGGCAGTGCCGCGGAGGTGATGGCCTCGATCTGCCAGAACCGTCCGGAGGTGGTGGAACGCCGGGCGCTGGAAGTTCCGCCGCGGGAGCACTTCGGCGACCAACTGCCCGAGGACGAAGGCCCGCTGACGCTGGCGCAGGCGATCAACCGCTCCCTGGCCGAGGAGCTGGGCCGCGACCCCGGCGTCATCGCCTTCGGCGAGGACGTCTCCCGCAAGGGCGGTGTGTACGGGGTGACGCGCGGCCTGCGCAAGAAGTTCGGCGCCACCAAGGTCTTCGACACGCTGCTGGACGAGCAGAGCATCCTCGGCACCGCGCTCGGCGCCGGGCTGGCAGGGCTGCTGCCGATCCCCGAGATCCAGTACCTCGCCTACCTGCACAACGCGGCGGACCAGCTGCGCGGCGAAGCCGGCACGCTGAGCTTCTTCTCCAACGGCCAGTACCGGAACCCGATGGTGGTGCGCATCGCCGGTTACGGCTACCAGAAGGGCTTCGGCGGCCACTTCCACAACGACAACAGCGTCACGGCCCTGCGCGACATGCCGGGCGTGGTCGTGGCCTCGCCGTCACGGCCCGACGACGCCGCGGCGATGCTGCGCACCTGCGTGGCGGCGGCCCGGGAAGACGGCCGGGTGTGCGTGTTCCTCGAACCCATCGCCCTCTACCACACCCGCGACCTGCACGAACCCGGTGACGAGGGCTGGCTGGCCCGCTACCCGGCCCCGGGCGAACACCACGTCCCGATCGGCCGCGCCCGCCAGCACGGCGACGGCTCGGACCTGACCCTGGTCACCTTCGGCAACGGCGTCCCGATGAGCCTCCGAGCGGCAAAACGGCTACGAGACCGCGGAATCGACGCCCGGGTCCTCGACCTCCGCTGGCTGGCCCCGCTCCCGGTCGACGACCTCCTCACGGCAGCGGAGGCAACGGGCCGAGTCCTAGTGGTGGACGAAACCCGCCGAAGCGGAGGAGTCTCCGAACCCGTGGTGACGGCCCTGGTCGACGGCGGCTTCACCGGCCCGATCGCCCGCGTGACCAGCGAGGACAGCTACATCCCTCTCGGCGCGGCGGCCTACCACGTCCTCCTCGACGAAGAAACCATCGAAACTGCTGCCCTGAAGCTCACCAACGGCTGA